The following coding sequences are from one Rathayibacter sp. VKM Ac-2760 window:
- a CDS encoding metallopeptidase family protein: MLTLDEAEFERLVVAELDELPDDMVDGLENVVFVVEDRPEDGSLDLLGLYDGVALTERERYGFGEMPDRIILYREPHLAACETLDELRDEIHVTLVHEIAHFYGIDDERLHELGWA; encoded by the coding sequence ATGCTCACTCTCGACGAGGCCGAGTTCGAGCGGCTCGTGGTCGCCGAGCTCGACGAGCTCCCGGACGACATGGTCGACGGGCTCGAGAACGTCGTCTTCGTCGTCGAGGACCGCCCCGAAGACGGCTCGCTCGATCTGCTCGGCCTCTACGACGGCGTCGCCCTCACCGAGCGCGAGCGCTACGGCTTCGGCGAGATGCCCGACCGGATCATCCTCTACCGCGAGCCGCACCTCGCCGCCTGCGAGACGCTCGACGAGCTGCGCGACGAGATCCACGTCACGCTCGTGCACGAGATCGCGCACTTCTACGGCATCGACGACGAGCGGCTGCACGAGCTCGGCTGGGCCTGA